Proteins from a genomic interval of Longimicrobium sp.:
- a CDS encoding CHAT domain-containing protein: MPSPLFGLSHVRVAALLNPTLELIRARRSLDAADHEAWIGKVWEDSGPGAGGAKAAAYGDGVRFVLEMGGYIQRTGDSWAPAPGPAGAIRDPLALVKEAAELVGDRDTTDAAFPGSVGGSHAIERDFREAGGHARSVGLAPDSDDATGSYGGGTGWAGAAPEWPLESAGPAPEPAPSESAPPEPAPPPPAAPRFPDFCVLVAGSGAEHPSDRPLKADQEYVLEVIITPDPHGLPATGERQPIRDPGQAETVKVFVTAEADDDSFVHIDQPLDSLDLPPGSGASTAARFAFRPRRKSAGPGDRAAIMVRMYYRLNLLARTVVSFEVGGKWDEARRKDAVSIESLVLDPTLAALDEVVPQDLHIDVTSRADDGYRLNVLYRKPGGEEVVFPARLRITTAGLEDRLRDARDELHRIATSPEYTSGLRATSDQFAAHLHRLARTGQRLWSKLFDEDQDAAAFDLAAVLRENPPPPGARIQVTLAPDATEFIFPWGLMFQGEIPKESYVAPDTDGFWGTRYEVEIRLPQSPLPRDRPVEAPGALKLAFMLWEQFRNSTGQKEFLAELAARSGGRLEVGEPILRASLCKDLLADCDAQVLYFYSHGYTRPRKADTTPDGDPQGAASPDRNRTWIALTNGRLYLDELMHEVQGKFPSQPLIVLNMCESAEMSPSLSDSFVSFFLDRGARAVVGTECPMTVEFADPFGRRLLEGVLAGQTASRALMDARRHFVRNERNPLGLAYTLYGTASVCFAPPVLSQP, translated from the coding sequence ATGCCCTCACCGCTTTTCGGCCTCTCGCACGTGCGCGTTGCCGCGCTCCTCAATCCCACGCTGGAGCTGATCCGCGCGCGCCGAAGCCTCGACGCCGCCGATCACGAGGCGTGGATCGGGAAGGTGTGGGAGGACAGCGGACCGGGTGCAGGCGGCGCCAAGGCCGCGGCGTACGGTGACGGGGTCCGCTTCGTCCTGGAGATGGGCGGATACATCCAGCGCACCGGGGACAGCTGGGCCCCCGCTCCCGGGCCCGCCGGAGCGATCCGGGACCCCCTGGCGCTCGTGAAGGAAGCCGCGGAGCTGGTGGGCGACCGGGACACCACCGACGCTGCGTTCCCCGGATCCGTCGGGGGCTCGCATGCCATCGAGCGGGATTTTCGCGAGGCCGGCGGCCACGCCCGCTCCGTCGGGCTCGCGCCGGATTCGGATGACGCAACGGGTTCCTATGGAGGCGGCACCGGGTGGGCCGGCGCAGCACCCGAGTGGCCGCTGGAATCCGCCGGCCCCGCGCCGGAGCCGGCTCCATCGGAATCCGCCCCGCCCGAACCGGCTCCGCCACCGCCCGCCGCACCGCGTTTCCCGGATTTCTGCGTCCTGGTCGCTGGCTCCGGCGCCGAGCACCCCTCCGACCGGCCGCTGAAGGCCGACCAGGAGTACGTCCTCGAAGTCATCATCACGCCCGACCCCCACGGCCTGCCCGCCACGGGCGAACGCCAGCCGATCCGCGACCCGGGGCAGGCGGAAACGGTGAAGGTGTTCGTGACCGCCGAGGCCGACGACGACAGCTTCGTGCACATCGACCAGCCGCTGGACTCGCTGGACCTGCCCCCCGGCAGTGGAGCCTCCACCGCGGCGCGCTTCGCGTTCCGGCCCAGGCGCAAGTCGGCCGGGCCGGGGGACCGCGCCGCCATCATGGTGCGGATGTACTATCGGCTGAACCTGCTGGCCCGCACCGTCGTGAGCTTCGAGGTGGGCGGAAAGTGGGACGAAGCACGCCGGAAAGACGCCGTGAGCATCGAGTCGCTGGTCCTGGACCCCACGCTGGCGGCGCTGGACGAGGTGGTGCCGCAGGACCTGCACATCGACGTCACCTCGCGCGCGGACGACGGCTATCGGCTGAACGTGCTGTACCGCAAGCCGGGCGGCGAAGAAGTGGTGTTCCCCGCGCGCCTGCGGATCACCACGGCCGGCCTGGAAGACCGGCTTCGCGATGCCCGCGACGAGCTGCACCGCATCGCCACCAGTCCGGAGTACACCAGCGGGCTGCGGGCCACCTCCGACCAGTTCGCGGCGCACCTTCACAGGCTGGCCAGGACCGGCCAGCGCCTCTGGTCCAAGCTGTTCGACGAAGACCAGGACGCGGCGGCGTTCGACCTAGCCGCGGTGCTTCGCGAAAACCCGCCGCCCCCGGGCGCGCGCATCCAGGTGACGCTGGCGCCCGACGCGACGGAGTTCATCTTTCCCTGGGGGCTGATGTTCCAGGGAGAGATTCCCAAGGAGAGCTACGTCGCGCCGGACACCGACGGCTTCTGGGGCACGCGGTACGAAGTGGAGATCCGGCTTCCCCAGTCGCCCCTTCCGCGCGACCGCCCGGTGGAAGCGCCCGGCGCGCTGAAGCTGGCGTTCATGCTCTGGGAGCAGTTCCGCAACTCGACGGGCCAGAAGGAGTTCCTCGCGGAGCTGGCGGCGCGTTCCGGCGGAAGGCTGGAGGTTGGCGAGCCCATCCTGCGCGCCAGCCTGTGCAAGGACCTGCTGGCCGATTGCGACGCGCAGGTGCTGTACTTCTATTCCCACGGCTACACCCGCCCGCGCAAGGCCGACACCACGCCCGACGGCGATCCCCAGGGCGCCGCCAGCCCGGACCGCAACCGCACCTGGATCGCGCTGACCAACGGCAGGCTGTACCTGGACGAGCTGATGCACGAGGTGCAGGGCAAGTTTCCGTCGCAGCCGCTGATCGTGCTGAACATGTGCGAATCGGCCGAGATGAGTCCGTCTCTTTCCGACAGCTTCGTCAGCTTTTTCCTGGACCGCGGCGCCCGCGCCGTGGTGGGCACCGAGTGCCCCATGACCGTGGAGTTCGCCGATCCTTTCGGCCGGCGGCTGCTGGAAGGCGTGCTGGCGGGGCAAACGGCGTCGCGCGCGCTGATGGACGCCCGCCGCCACTTCGTGCGGAACGAGCGAAACCCGCTCGGGCTGGCGTACACGCTTTACGGGACGGCGAGCGTATGCTTTGCGCCGCCCGTGCTTTCCCAACCCTGA